In Geobacter anodireducens, a genomic segment contains:
- a CDS encoding permease, with the protein MIMTTLEIFLIAIAAGIAGSILGLGGGIIIVPALTLLFGVPIRTAVAASTVSIIATSTGAAVAYLNDRLSNVRVAMWLEMGTATGALTGALVAGYLNQRVLFLMFGVLLAYSGYNMFKARKAELPGEVLPDKVSQRLGLAGSYHDHVLNARVDYQVTRSIPGLIIMYFSGAAAGLMGIGAGIFKVPAMDQVMRMPFKASTATSNFMIGVTAASGAVVYFVRGDVNPLIAGPVVLGVLLGALVGARLMVRMKTTTIRKLFIPLIIYTAVMMMYKGVSP; encoded by the coding sequence ATGATCATGACCACACTGGAGATATTCCTGATCGCGATAGCGGCCGGTATTGCCGGCTCCATCCTGGGCCTGGGCGGGGGAATCATCATCGTGCCGGCCCTGACCCTGCTGTTCGGCGTGCCGATACGCACAGCCGTGGCGGCCTCGACGGTGTCCATCATTGCCACTTCGACCGGTGCGGCAGTGGCTTACCTGAACGACCGGCTGTCCAATGTGAGGGTCGCCATGTGGCTGGAGATGGGGACCGCCACTGGCGCGCTGACCGGGGCGCTGGTGGCCGGCTACCTCAACCAGCGCGTGCTGTTCCTGATGTTTGGCGTGCTGCTGGCCTATTCCGGCTATAACATGTTCAAGGCCCGCAAGGCCGAATTACCGGGCGAGGTGCTGCCCGACAAGGTATCGCAGCGGCTGGGCCTTGCCGGCTCCTACCACGACCATGTCCTCAATGCCCGCGTTGACTACCAGGTGACCAGGAGCATTCCCGGCCTGATCATCATGTATTTTTCGGGTGCCGCGGCCGGCCTTATGGGAATTGGCGCCGGCATCTTCAAGGTGCCGGCAATGGACCAGGTGATGCGCATGCCGTTCAAGGCCTCGACCGCCACCTCCAACTTCATGATCGGGGTAACGGCGGCCTCCGGCGCGGTGGTCTACTTTGTCCGGGGCGACGTGAATCCGTTGATTGCGGGGCCGGTGGTGCTGGGGGTCCTGCTGGGAGCGCTGGTGGGGGCCCGGCTGATGGTCAGGATGAAGACGACCACCATCCGCAAGCTCTTCATCCCGCTGATCATCTACACGGCCGTCATGATGATGTACAAGGGGGTCAGTCCGTGA
- a CDS encoding glutamine--fructose-6-phosphate aminotransferase encodes MCGIVGYIGAQEATPIILDGLKRLEYRGYDSAGICTLQEGKADTRRSEGKLINLERLIQGTPLAGRIGIGHTRWATHGPPSERNAHPHQAGSIIVVHNGIIENYLELKQRLVTSGRVFNSDTDTEVIAHLIDDKFAGTGDFERAVREALAEVRGAYALCILCEREPGVLIAAKQGSPMVVGLGEGEFFVASDIPAILSHTREMVFMEDGEMVVFRDGHPTFSTVAGAPLDKKSRHIDWSPLMAEKGGYKHFMLKEIFEQPRAVQDTIAGRLLEEQGDVRLEEMKLSDEQLRGIGRICIVACGTSWHSALVGKFLMEEHCRIPVEVDIASEFRYRNPVIDSKTLLLVISQSGETADTLAALREAKARGAVTAAICNVVDSSIAREAHGVLYTHAGPEIGVASTKAFVTQLVALYLFTIRLGRAVGTIDCEQGRTMIAGLLKVPALLEQALETNEQVERIARRYMNARDFLYLGRGMNYPIALEGALKLKEISYIHAEGYPAGEMKHGPIALIDEDMPVVVLVPKNSTYEKVLSNMEEVIARGGRVIAICSAGDEEIAKKAEVTLEVPTDGEELAPIILSVPLQLLAYHVAVLKGTDVDQPRNLAKSVTVE; translated from the coding sequence ATGTGCGGAATAGTCGGCTATATCGGCGCTCAGGAAGCGACCCCCATCATCCTCGACGGGCTCAAGCGGCTCGAATACCGGGGCTACGACTCGGCGGGAATCTGCACCCTCCAGGAGGGGAAGGCGGACACGCGCCGCAGCGAAGGAAAACTCATCAACCTTGAGCGTCTCATCCAGGGCACTCCCCTGGCGGGCCGCATCGGCATCGGCCACACCCGGTGGGCGACCCACGGCCCCCCTTCGGAGCGCAACGCCCACCCCCACCAGGCCGGCTCCATCATCGTGGTGCACAACGGCATCATCGAAAACTACCTGGAGCTGAAGCAACGGCTCGTGACAAGCGGCCGGGTTTTCAACAGCGACACGGACACTGAAGTCATCGCCCATCTGATCGACGACAAGTTCGCGGGTACGGGCGACTTCGAGCGGGCGGTCCGGGAGGCCCTGGCCGAGGTTCGCGGGGCCTATGCCCTCTGCATCCTCTGCGAGCGGGAGCCCGGCGTGCTCATCGCCGCCAAGCAGGGTTCCCCCATGGTGGTCGGCCTGGGCGAGGGGGAATTTTTCGTCGCCTCGGACATTCCCGCCATCCTCTCCCACACCCGGGAGATGGTCTTCATGGAGGACGGCGAGATGGTTGTCTTCCGGGATGGCCACCCCACCTTTTCCACCGTGGCCGGCGCGCCCCTTGACAAAAAATCGCGCCACATCGACTGGTCCCCCCTCATGGCTGAAAAGGGTGGGTACAAGCACTTCATGCTCAAGGAGATCTTCGAGCAGCCCCGGGCGGTCCAGGACACCATCGCCGGCCGGTTGCTGGAGGAGCAGGGGGACGTGCGGCTCGAGGAGATGAAGCTCTCCGACGAACAGTTGCGGGGAATCGGACGGATCTGCATCGTTGCCTGCGGCACCTCCTGGCATTCGGCTCTCGTGGGCAAATTCCTCATGGAGGAGCACTGCCGCATCCCGGTGGAAGTGGACATCGCCTCCGAGTTCCGCTACCGCAACCCGGTCATCGACTCGAAGACGCTGCTGCTGGTCATCTCCCAATCCGGCGAGACCGCCGACACCCTGGCCGCCCTCCGGGAGGCCAAGGCCCGGGGCGCCGTGACCGCCGCCATCTGCAACGTGGTGGATTCCTCCATCGCCCGGGAAGCCCACGGCGTGCTCTACACCCATGCCGGACCCGAGATCGGGGTGGCTTCCACCAAGGCCTTCGTCACCCAACTGGTGGCCCTCTACCTCTTCACCATACGCCTTGGCCGAGCCGTCGGCACCATCGACTGCGAGCAGGGGCGCACCATGATCGCCGGCCTGCTCAAGGTGCCGGCGCTCCTGGAGCAGGCCCTGGAGACCAACGAGCAGGTGGAGCGGATCGCCCGGCGCTACATGAACGCCCGCGATTTCCTCTACCTGGGGCGGGGCATGAACTATCCCATCGCCCTGGAAGGCGCATTGAAGCTCAAGGAGATTTCCTACATTCACGCCGAAGGCTACCCGGCCGGCGAGATGAAGCACGGCCCCATCGCCCTCATCGACGAGGACATGCCGGTGGTGGTCCTCGTGCCGAAAAACAGCACCTACGAGAAGGTCCTCTCCAACATGGAAGAGGTCATCGCCCGGGGCGGCCGGGTCATCGCCATCTGCTCCGCCGGCGACGAGGAGATCGCGAAAAAGGCCGAGGTAACCCTGGAGGTGCCCACCGACGGCGAGGAACTGGCCCCGATCATCCTCTCGGTGCCGCTTCAGCTCCTGGCCTACCACGTGGCGGTCCTCAAGGGGACCGACGTGGACCAGCCGCGGAACCTGGCTAAATCGGTCACGGTGGAATAG
- the glmU gene encoding bifunctional N-acetylglucosamine-1-phosphate uridyltransferase/glucosamine-1-phosphate acetyltransferase (forms a homotrimer; catalyzes the acetylation of glucosamine-1-phosphate and uridylation of N-acetylglucosamine-1-phosphate to produce UDP-GlcNAc; function in cell wall synthesis), protein MKNLAAIILAAGKGTRMKSGLVKVMHPLAGAPMVAWPVAVARQAGAGRIVAVVGHQAERLREHFANDADITLAVQEEQLGTGHAVACAAGELSGFSGKVLILCGDVPLIRTETLRAMAAAHEATGAVLTVLTARQENPYGYGRIIRGFDGRVIRIVEEKDATPDERSRTEVNAGIYCAEASFLFDAVKRIGNDNAQGEYYLTDIITMANDRGLRCTAHPVADPVEVMGINDRIQLAEAARHARRRIAEEHMLNGVTLVDPAATYIDQGVVIGADTTIQPGVQIANGCRVGEGCTIEAGAIIKGSELGDRCVVESRAVIRGCRLGSDVVIKAGTVMEDSTVMDHAAIGPMAHLRPGSELMAHVKIGNFVETKKIVMGEGSKASHLTYLGDATIGRNVNVGCGTITCNYDGVNKHRTVIGDDVFVGSDVQFVAPVTIGSNTLIAAGTTVTRDVPPDSLAIARTPQVNKEGWKLKQRDQ, encoded by the coding sequence CCCTGGCCGGTGCGCCGATGGTGGCGTGGCCGGTGGCGGTGGCCCGGCAGGCCGGCGCGGGACGCATCGTTGCCGTGGTCGGCCACCAGGCCGAGCGGCTCCGCGAGCATTTCGCCAACGATGCCGACATCACCCTGGCCGTGCAGGAGGAGCAGCTCGGCACCGGGCACGCCGTTGCCTGCGCCGCCGGGGAGCTGTCCGGCTTCAGCGGAAAAGTTCTCATTCTCTGCGGCGACGTCCCCCTCATCCGCACCGAGACCCTGCGGGCCATGGCGGCGGCCCACGAGGCGACCGGGGCGGTCCTGACCGTGCTCACGGCCCGCCAGGAGAATCCCTACGGCTACGGGCGCATCATCCGCGGCTTCGACGGCAGGGTCATCCGGATCGTGGAGGAAAAGGATGCGACCCCCGACGAACGGAGCCGCACCGAGGTCAACGCCGGCATCTACTGCGCCGAGGCGTCCTTTCTCTTCGATGCGGTGAAGCGGATCGGCAACGACAACGCCCAGGGGGAATATTACCTTACCGATATCATTACCATGGCCAATGACCGGGGCCTGCGCTGCACCGCCCACCCGGTGGCCGACCCGGTGGAGGTCATGGGGATCAACGACCGGATCCAACTGGCCGAGGCAGCACGGCACGCCCGCCGGCGAATCGCCGAGGAACACATGCTGAACGGCGTCACCCTGGTTGACCCGGCAGCCACCTACATCGACCAGGGGGTCGTCATCGGCGCCGACACCACGATTCAGCCGGGAGTCCAGATCGCCAACGGCTGCCGGGTCGGCGAAGGGTGCACCATCGAGGCCGGCGCGATCATCAAGGGGAGCGAACTGGGCGATCGCTGCGTGGTGGAATCGCGGGCGGTGATCCGGGGCTGCCGGCTCGGCAGCGACGTGGTCATCAAGGCAGGCACCGTTATGGAGGATTCCACGGTCATGGACCACGCCGCCATCGGCCCCATGGCCCATCTGCGCCCCGGCAGCGAGCTCATGGCCCACGTGAAGATCGGCAACTTCGTGGAAACCAAGAAGATCGTCATGGGAGAGGGGTCCAAGGCATCCCACCTGACCTACCTGGGGGACGCCACCATCGGCCGGAACGTGAACGTGGGCTGCGGCACCATTACCTGCAACTACGACGGCGTGAACAAGCACCGGACCGTCATCGGCGACGACGTCTTCGTGGGGAGCGACGTACAGTTCGTGGCGCCGGTCACCATCGGCAGCAACACCCTCATTGCGGCCGGCACCACGGTGACCCGGGACGTCCCGCCGGATTCGCTGGCCATCGCCCGGACGCCCCAGGTGAACAAGGAAGGCTGGAAGCTCAAACAGCGGGACCAGTGA